Proteins encoded within one genomic window of Nilaparvata lugens isolate BPH chromosome 11, ASM1435652v1, whole genome shotgun sequence:
- the LOC111054616 gene encoding uncharacterized protein LOC111054616 isoform X2: protein MSIKNNGEKFESSEEGSLILLNVQVLKSGIITHPCKKFFFAVLLIIQIDLIVNLYTEWRDPISRLLTLKEFLLSWNGLLGYMASKESKKLLKYVREHLERFQIDKKSSNEVKELFKERDAKVLKYNRIVSILLTYTLHITCGMVPYLMILISLLKSHLNGENFKNLPQILHLYFPKAFDTSLVFQLVYQTSVYVWYGLLLYYWTILAKGVYFSFTCLNTEMKLFCHKMERIDEVNNHLTNEDENEKNLRIYLRNIVCEHQSICRNIEHFGKISSKPLFGIINLYGSQICIYLAFITLIEDIHIKLRYITRYLITFAFVYFSASNGQNITDLGRKLRLSLFECSWVDKPAWFRKTLLFMNIRASKDMSVKPFGLYVLDIGCIVTVCKGTYTYLNFAKNMID, encoded by the exons ATGAGTATCAAGAATAATGGGGAGAAATTTGAGTCTTCTGAG GAAGGATCATTAATACTTCTCAATGTTCAAGTATTAAAAAGCGGAATCATCACTCATCCGTGTAAAAAGTTCTTCTTCGCCGTATTACTCATTATACAAATTGACCTTATCGTAAACTTATACACAGAATGGAGGGACCCCATCAGCAGACTTTTGACATTGAAGGAGTTTCTGTTATCGTGGAACGGATTGCTGGGATATATGGCTTCAAAAGAAAGTAAAAAACTGTTGAAGTACGTTCGTGAACATTTAGAGAGGTTCCAAATCGATAAGAAATCTAGTAATGAAGTGAAAGAGCTATTTAAAGAGCGAGATGCGAAAGTGttaaaatacaatagaattGTGTCAATTTTACTCACATATACATTGCACATCACATGTGGTATGGTGCCTTATTTAATGATCCTCATATCGCTCTTAAAATCACATCTAAACGGcgaaaacttcaaaaatctgcCTCAGATCTTGCATCTATATTTTCCCAAGGCTTTTGATACATCTCTGGTGTTTCAGTTGGTCTACCAAACCAGTGTCTATGTGTGGTATGGTCTGCTGCTTTACTATTGGACAATACTGGCCAAGGGTGTGTATTTCAGTTTCACATGTTTGAACACTGAAATGAAACTGTTCTGCCACAAAATGGAGAGGATTGATGAGGTGAATAATCATCTCACTAATGaggatgaaaatgaaaaaaatctcaGAATATATTTGAGGAATATTGTGTGTGAACATCAATCAATTTGCAg aaacattgaacattttggAAAAATCTCCAGCAAACCTTTGTTTGGCATTATCAATTTGTACGGCTCACAAATTTGTATATACTTGGCTTTCATTACGTTG ATTGAAGACATACACATAAAATTGCGATATATTACACGTTATCTCATCACATTTGCTTTCGTCTACTTCTCTGCATCCAATGGTCAGAACATAACTGATTTG GGAAGAAAATTGAGACTATCATTGTTTGAATGTTCATGGGTGGATAAGCCTGCCTGGTTCAGAAAAACGTTATTATTCATGAACATAAGGGCTTCAAAAGATATGTCAGTCAAGCCATTTGGACTGTACGTCTTGGATATTGGCTGTATTGTCACA GTCTGCAAAGGAACTTATACCTATTTAAATTTCGCGaagaatatgattgattga
- the LOC111054616 gene encoding odorant receptor 43a-like isoform X5: MSIKNNGEKFESSELVYQTSVYVWYGLLLYYWTILAKGVYFSFTCLNTEMKLFCHKMERIDEVNNHLTNEDENEKNLRIYLRNIVCEHQSICRNIEHFGKISSKPLFGIINLYGSQICIYLAFITLIEDIHIKLRYITRYLITFAFVYFSASNGQNITDLGRKLRLSLFECSWVDKPAWFRKTLLFMNIRASKDMSVKPFGLYVLDIGCIVTVCKGTYTYLNFAKNMID, encoded by the exons ATGAGTATCAAGAATAATGGGGAGAAATTTGAGTCTTCTGAG TTGGTCTACCAAACCAGTGTCTATGTGTGGTATGGTCTGCTGCTTTACTATTGGACAATACTGGCCAAGGGTGTGTATTTCAGTTTCACATGTTTGAACACTGAAATGAAACTGTTCTGCCACAAAATGGAGAGGATTGATGAGGTGAATAATCATCTCACTAATGaggatgaaaatgaaaaaaatctcaGAATATATTTGAGGAATATTGTGTGTGAACATCAATCAATTTGCAg aaacattgaacattttggAAAAATCTCCAGCAAACCTTTGTTTGGCATTATCAATTTGTACGGCTCACAAATTTGTATATACTTGGCTTTCATTACGTTG ATTGAAGACATACACATAAAATTGCGATATATTACACGTTATCTCATCACATTTGCTTTCGTCTACTTCTCTGCATCCAATGGTCAGAACATAACTGATTTG GGAAGAAAATTGAGACTATCATTGTTTGAATGTTCATGGGTGGATAAGCCTGCCTGGTTCAGAAAAACGTTATTATTCATGAACATAAGGGCTTCAAAAGATATGTCAGTCAAGCCATTTGGACTGTACGTCTTGGATATTGGCTGTATTGTCACA GTCTGCAAAGGAACTTATACCTATTTAAATTTCGCGaagaatatgattgattga
- the LOC111054616 gene encoding uncharacterized protein LOC111054616 isoform X3, whose translation MPSNLLLIVRPYLFDLFSFSFPSREGSLILLNVQVLKSGIITHPCKKFFFAVLLIIQIDLIVNLYTEWRDPISRLLTLKEFLLSWNGLLGYMASKESKKLLKYVREHLERFQIDKKSSNEVKELFKERDAKVLKYNRIVSILLTYTLHITCGMVPYLMILISLLKSHLNGENFKNLPQILHLYFPKAFDTSLVFQLVYQTSVYVWYGLLLYYWTILAKGVYFSFTCLNTEMKLFCHKMERIDEVNNHLTNEDENEKNLRIYLRNIVCEHQSICRNIEHFGKISSKPLFGIINLYGSQICIYLAFITLGRKLRLSLFECSWVDKPAWFRKTLLFMNIRASKDMSVKPFGLYVLDIGCIVTVCKGTYTYLNFAKNMID comes from the exons ATGCCTAGTAATTTGCTCCTAATAGTCCGTCCTTACTTATTTGATTTGTTCAGTTTTTCTTTCCCTTCAAGG GAAGGATCATTAATACTTCTCAATGTTCAAGTATTAAAAAGCGGAATCATCACTCATCCGTGTAAAAAGTTCTTCTTCGCCGTATTACTCATTATACAAATTGACCTTATCGTAAACTTATACACAGAATGGAGGGACCCCATCAGCAGACTTTTGACATTGAAGGAGTTTCTGTTATCGTGGAACGGATTGCTGGGATATATGGCTTCAAAAGAAAGTAAAAAACTGTTGAAGTACGTTCGTGAACATTTAGAGAGGTTCCAAATCGATAAGAAATCTAGTAATGAAGTGAAAGAGCTATTTAAAGAGCGAGATGCGAAAGTGttaaaatacaatagaattGTGTCAATTTTACTCACATATACATTGCACATCACATGTGGTATGGTGCCTTATTTAATGATCCTCATATCGCTCTTAAAATCACATCTAAACGGcgaaaacttcaaaaatctgcCTCAGATCTTGCATCTATATTTTCCCAAGGCTTTTGATACATCTCTGGTGTTTCAGTTGGTCTACCAAACCAGTGTCTATGTGTGGTATGGTCTGCTGCTTTACTATTGGACAATACTGGCCAAGGGTGTGTATTTCAGTTTCACATGTTTGAACACTGAAATGAAACTGTTCTGCCACAAAATGGAGAGGATTGATGAGGTGAATAATCATCTCACTAATGaggatgaaaatgaaaaaaatctcaGAATATATTTGAGGAATATTGTGTGTGAACATCAATCAATTTGCAg aaacattgaacattttggAAAAATCTCCAGCAAACCTTTGTTTGGCATTATCAATTTGTACGGCTCACAAATTTGTATATACTTGGCTTTCATTACGTTG GGAAGAAAATTGAGACTATCATTGTTTGAATGTTCATGGGTGGATAAGCCTGCCTGGTTCAGAAAAACGTTATTATTCATGAACATAAGGGCTTCAAAAGATATGTCAGTCAAGCCATTTGGACTGTACGTCTTGGATATTGGCTGTATTGTCACA GTCTGCAAAGGAACTTATACCTATTTAAATTTCGCGaagaatatgattgattga
- the LOC111054616 gene encoding uncharacterized protein LOC111054616 isoform X1, translating into MPSNLLLIVRPYLFDLFSFSFPSREGSLILLNVQVLKSGIITHPCKKFFFAVLLIIQIDLIVNLYTEWRDPISRLLTLKEFLLSWNGLLGYMASKESKKLLKYVREHLERFQIDKKSSNEVKELFKERDAKVLKYNRIVSILLTYTLHITCGMVPYLMILISLLKSHLNGENFKNLPQILHLYFPKAFDTSLVFQLVYQTSVYVWYGLLLYYWTILAKGVYFSFTCLNTEMKLFCHKMERIDEVNNHLTNEDENEKNLRIYLRNIVCEHQSICRNIEHFGKISSKPLFGIINLYGSQICIYLAFITLIEDIHIKLRYITRYLITFAFVYFSASNGQNITDLGRKLRLSLFECSWVDKPAWFRKTLLFMNIRASKDMSVKPFGLYVLDIGCIVTVCKGTYTYLNFAKNMID; encoded by the exons ATGCCTAGTAATTTGCTCCTAATAGTCCGTCCTTACTTATTTGATTTGTTCAGTTTTTCTTTCCCTTCAAGG GAAGGATCATTAATACTTCTCAATGTTCAAGTATTAAAAAGCGGAATCATCACTCATCCGTGTAAAAAGTTCTTCTTCGCCGTATTACTCATTATACAAATTGACCTTATCGTAAACTTATACACAGAATGGAGGGACCCCATCAGCAGACTTTTGACATTGAAGGAGTTTCTGTTATCGTGGAACGGATTGCTGGGATATATGGCTTCAAAAGAAAGTAAAAAACTGTTGAAGTACGTTCGTGAACATTTAGAGAGGTTCCAAATCGATAAGAAATCTAGTAATGAAGTGAAAGAGCTATTTAAAGAGCGAGATGCGAAAGTGttaaaatacaatagaattGTGTCAATTTTACTCACATATACATTGCACATCACATGTGGTATGGTGCCTTATTTAATGATCCTCATATCGCTCTTAAAATCACATCTAAACGGcgaaaacttcaaaaatctgcCTCAGATCTTGCATCTATATTTTCCCAAGGCTTTTGATACATCTCTGGTGTTTCAGTTGGTCTACCAAACCAGTGTCTATGTGTGGTATGGTCTGCTGCTTTACTATTGGACAATACTGGCCAAGGGTGTGTATTTCAGTTTCACATGTTTGAACACTGAAATGAAACTGTTCTGCCACAAAATGGAGAGGATTGATGAGGTGAATAATCATCTCACTAATGaggatgaaaatgaaaaaaatctcaGAATATATTTGAGGAATATTGTGTGTGAACATCAATCAATTTGCAg aaacattgaacattttggAAAAATCTCCAGCAAACCTTTGTTTGGCATTATCAATTTGTACGGCTCACAAATTTGTATATACTTGGCTTTCATTACGTTG ATTGAAGACATACACATAAAATTGCGATATATTACACGTTATCTCATCACATTTGCTTTCGTCTACTTCTCTGCATCCAATGGTCAGAACATAACTGATTTG GGAAGAAAATTGAGACTATCATTGTTTGAATGTTCATGGGTGGATAAGCCTGCCTGGTTCAGAAAAACGTTATTATTCATGAACATAAGGGCTTCAAAAGATATGTCAGTCAAGCCATTTGGACTGTACGTCTTGGATATTGGCTGTATTGTCACA GTCTGCAAAGGAACTTATACCTATTTAAATTTCGCGaagaatatgattgattga
- the LOC111054616 gene encoding odorant receptor 43a-like isoform X4: MASKESKKLLKYVREHLERFQIDKKSSNEVKELFKERDAKVLKYNRIVSILLTYTLHITCGMVPYLMILISLLKSHLNGENFKNLPQILHLYFPKAFDTSLVFQLVYQTSVYVWYGLLLYYWTILAKGVYFSFTCLNTEMKLFCHKMERIDEVNNHLTNEDENEKNLRIYLRNIVCEHQSICRNIEHFGKISSKPLFGIINLYGSQICIYLAFITLIEDIHIKLRYITRYLITFAFVYFSASNGQNITDLGRKLRLSLFECSWVDKPAWFRKTLLFMNIRASKDMSVKPFGLYVLDIGCIVTVCKGTYTYLNFAKNMID, from the exons ATGGCTTCAAAAGAAAGTAAAAAACTGTTGAAGTACGTTCGTGAACATTTAGAGAGGTTCCAAATCGATAAGAAATCTAGTAATGAAGTGAAAGAGCTATTTAAAGAGCGAGATGCGAAAGTGttaaaatacaatagaattGTGTCAATTTTACTCACATATACATTGCACATCACATGTGGTATGGTGCCTTATTTAATGATCCTCATATCGCTCTTAAAATCACATCTAAACGGcgaaaacttcaaaaatctgcCTCAGATCTTGCATCTATATTTTCCCAAGGCTTTTGATACATCTCTGGTGTTTCAGTTGGTCTACCAAACCAGTGTCTATGTGTGGTATGGTCTGCTGCTTTACTATTGGACAATACTGGCCAAGGGTGTGTATTTCAGTTTCACATGTTTGAACACTGAAATGAAACTGTTCTGCCACAAAATGGAGAGGATTGATGAGGTGAATAATCATCTCACTAATGaggatgaaaatgaaaaaaatctcaGAATATATTTGAGGAATATTGTGTGTGAACATCAATCAATTTGCAg aaacattgaacattttggAAAAATCTCCAGCAAACCTTTGTTTGGCATTATCAATTTGTACGGCTCACAAATTTGTATATACTTGGCTTTCATTACGTTG ATTGAAGACATACACATAAAATTGCGATATATTACACGTTATCTCATCACATTTGCTTTCGTCTACTTCTCTGCATCCAATGGTCAGAACATAACTGATTTG GGAAGAAAATTGAGACTATCATTGTTTGAATGTTCATGGGTGGATAAGCCTGCCTGGTTCAGAAAAACGTTATTATTCATGAACATAAGGGCTTCAAAAGATATGTCAGTCAAGCCATTTGGACTGTACGTCTTGGATATTGGCTGTATTGTCACA GTCTGCAAAGGAACTTATACCTATTTAAATTTCGCGaagaatatgattgattga